ATCAAGGCGCCGCCGCCTTCCATCTGTGGACAGGCCTACAAATGCCAGTTGATTATATTCGCGAGACGGTGTTTGGTGAACCGGCGGCAGTCGCGCACTCGTAAACAAGAAGACGAATTCAAGCAGTCAGCCACGCGCTTAAAATCGTCATTTCGACAAATCAAAAAAAAAGATAATCTTGTAAAAAAGCCCCGATGTCAGTGTGCCACTGGCATCAGGGCTTTTTGCATTCCGTGGCCATGTGCCAGCGTTTTCTAAGCTGACTGAGTGGGCATGCGGTCACCTGCTAATTGAATAAAAAGTATTCGCGAATATATCAACGTCAAAGGTTGTTATTGGCCTTACATTTAGTTAGTATATAAGTACTGAAAGGGAGGATACTATGAAATACCTCATTGAATTCAAACGATGTTGGCACCAGTCGAACGGTCAGGGTATCCACCTGATGTGTCCGGGCAAATGACCACATGTGGGGTTTCTTACCCACGGTCACACGCAAAGTTTCTTTTAAGGTTAATTAGTCATTATGAGGGAATAGGAGGTGAACCTTGGAAAAATCGCCACTCAAGATCGGTATTTTGAACGTCATGCATGATAAGGCTGACACCAAAACTCGGCTACAGCATGTTTTGACGCACACTGACATACCGGTCGATTTGCATTTTTACTACCCCATGACCCATTACGCCGGACGGACGGTGCCGGAAGCGGTCAGTTCAATCCTCGATCCGCTGGACATTCATGAGGTGGCGACGATGGATGGGTTCATCATCACCGGTTCGCCGATTGAAACCTTGGAATTTGATCAAGTGCATTACATCGCCGAAGTTCGAACCTTGTTGAAAACGTTAAGTCAGCATGTCCCTAATCAGCTCTATCTTTGCTGGGGTGGGATGGTGGCATTGAATTACTTTTTTGGCATCAGCAAGCTAATCTTGCCGCATAAACTTTTTGGCGTTTATCCGCAAACCATTCTTGAGCCGCACCCACTTTTGAAGGGACTCAAAAATGACTTCAAGTCGCCGCATGCACGCTATGCCGAAATGGATGTCCGCGGTATTCATGCCGACCCGCGGCTCACGATTAACGCGACGACGACGAAGGGCAAACTCTTCATGGTGACTGAACCGACTGATACGCAAACTTTCGTCTTTTCACACATCGAATACGATCGATGGGGATTGGATTCAGAATACAAGCGTGAAGTCGCTGCTCATCCAGAGATCGACTATGTTCGCGCTAAACATTATTATCATCACAAAAATGATTACGATCATCCCAAGTTCAATTGGAAGAAAACGCAACGAACGATTTTTGACAATTGGATTCAACATGTCGCGGATCATCGCAATGACAATCATTAGGAAAATCAATCAACTAATATGGAGGCTTTTAATATGGTGACAGCAGCAGATAATATTACCGGTTTGATTGGCAACACCCCTTTGCTTAAGCTAAATCGTGTCGTCCCAGAAGATGCAGGAGATGTTTATGTGAAGCTTGAATTCTTTAATCCCGGCGGTTCTGTCAAAGACCGAATTGCCTTGGCCATGATTGAAGATGCCGAATACAAGGGCGTTTTGAAGCCAGGCGGCACCATTGTTGAACCAACATCTGGCAACACTGGCATCGGCTTGGCCTTGGTCGCCGCGGCTAAAGGCTACCACCTGATCATCACGATGCCAGAAACGATGAGTGTTGAACGTCGTGCGTTAATGCGGGGCTATGGCGCCGAATTGATTCTGACACCAGGGGCGGATGGCATGCCGGGTGCGATTAAAAAAGCTCAGGCACTCAGCAAGGAAAATGGTTACTTCTTGCCGATGCAGTTCCAAAATCCGGCTAATCCGGATGTGCACGAGCGCACCACCGGTCAAGAAATCATCCGTTCTTTTGATGGCGGCACCCCAGACGCCTTCGTTGCTGGCGTCGGCACAGGTGGCACGTTGACCGGAGTTGGCCGGGCGTTGCGGAAAATCAACCCGCAGGTGCAAATTTATGCACTTGAAGCAGCTGAGTCACCAATGCTCAAAGAAGGGCACGGCGGCAAGCATAAGATCCAAGGTATCTCCGCTGGCTTCATCCCAGACGTTTTGGATACCAACCTATACCAAGACATTATTGAAGTCACCAGCGACCAAGCCATCGACATGGCTCGTCACGTTAGCCATGAAGAAGGCTTCCTGCCAGGTATCTCTGCCGGCGCCAATATTTTCGGTGCCATTGAAATTGCTAAGAAACTTGGCAAAGGCAAGAGCGTGGTAACAGTCGCGCCGGATAATGGTGAACGATACTTGTCAACGGACTTGTTTAAGTTCGAAGATTAAAGGTACAATTTTGCAGCTGGCATTGATGAAATAGAACATGAAATGAAAGTGGCTCGGTATCTGACAAAGGTCAGCTATCGGGCCACTTTTATATGGATAAAAATTATATGGACCATTTGATAAACTAATTAAATGCAAGTATGCATCAACTGATGATCATGGGCATCAGTCCGTGATTCTTTCTTTACTTTAGTCATGATGATCAAGACGGGTTCCTTTGAAAATGACGGCTTGAATTTTTGGCTCTTTCTGCAACAGTCGCCATGTATAGACCAGACTAGCTGTGGCTGACATGATCATGATGTTCCATGTGCTTGAGGAAAAGTTCTTCCATACGAAAAGATCTTTTTCAATCTCCTCACTAAGTTCCGATAAAACATCCACATGCCATCCTGATAGCAACGCAAACCCAAGACCATAAATAAAGATCACGATCCAGCCTACCAAATATTGCCATCCGTGGCGAATTTCAATGATAGGAAGGCCATTGACATCATGTTTTTGAGAAACGTGGATTTTTAGACCAGTTGTTTGAAACCAGCCCAGAATGGCACCAATCAAGATGGTTACCCCAAGTGCCAAAAAGGTAGGCCGCTTGTGAGAAACTAATAATATACCGGTCACTAAGGTATAAGCGGGTATGATAACTAATGTTAACCGTGAGATTCTTTCGAAACGAAAGACATGACGAGTGAAGAAAAACAATGCAGCAATGAGTAGTATTATTTGTGACATAGGGGGCCTCTTATTCAGGATTATAAAGGTAGAACTTAATTTTCAAAGTTTACTGCTTTGAAAATTTCGAAGCAATAGGACGATGCAAATTATTCGAGAATGGCTATAATGGGAGTTATAAGTCTCCATGGTGCAACGGATAGCATAATGGTCCTCGAAACCACAGATCCGGGTTCGAATCCCGGTGGAGGCATTATTTAGCTTTCTTTAGGTTATTTTAGCTTTTTAAAAAGCTTATGTATCAGCATTTACAGCAATTTAGGTATCTTTAGAGTTACTTTGTTTTTATTTTTCGGGGGACAAAAAGGGGACAAACACAATCATAGCTGATCCATGAATAACACGGCCTTATGTGCTTCTTGTTTTCTCTGTGAGTCTAACAAATGACCATAGACTTTCATCGTAATAGTCACGTCTGAATGACCCAACCGCTTTGAAATATAATAGATGTCGACGCCTTTGCTGATCAAGTAGCTGACGTGGCTATGACGCAACCCGTGAAAGGTGATCTGCTTATCTTCAGGGATCCCAGCTTTGTTCTGAATGACGTGCAGGGCTTTGTTACATGCGCTGTCTGTAATCACGTTGTGACGTGGATCACGCATAATCATCTGGTCTTCGTCACGATATCCAGTACGAAGATAAGATGCTGCTTGTTCCTGATGGATCTTATTAAGAAGCTCAATGACGCTGGGCGATATCTCAATGTCGCGAACTGACGAATCAGTTTTAGTTGGTTTGAATCCTGTTCCATACAAATGATCCCAAGAACGCGTAACGTGAATGACGCAGAGCTTAGTATCGATGTCAGGCCAAGTTAAAGCCAACACTTCAGATATTCGCATGCCAGTCATCGAGCCAATATAAACAGCAAGCGCCCCGATATTGCGGTACGAAGCCCGTTCAATAGCAATTGCTTTAACCTTAGCGAAATCACGGCTGTCTAGCACCTTTACTTTCCCACTAGAGCGCACGCCTGATGTCTTCGTTCCAAAGGTAAAATCAGAAAATAGAATGCGTTCATTGATTGCCGCTTTTACCATCCCACGAACATAGCTGTTCATCTTGGTAACGATATCTTTCGAACGCTCACGTGGCCGCTTTCGTGTGGTTTTCTCCTTGCGATCTTTGCCAGCAGCAAAATCGTTAATAAATTTCTGCCATTCGATAGGTCGAATAGAATTAAGCTTTCGGCCATCAAATCGGCTCTTTAGGTGCTTTCTGAAAAGTTTGTAACGGTATACAGTGTTGATTGACTTGCCATTGATTCGGTATGCTTCAGCCCATTGATCCCAATAATCAAGTAACAGAACGTCTTGTTTTGATGGATCGCCACCACGTTTGAGGTCATCTTCTACAGCTTCCGCAGCATCTTGCGCAGATGATTTAAGCCGATACCCGCCGTGTGAAGCAACCAGCTGTTTACCGGCGGAGTCCGTATACTTAACCCGGTATTCCCAATATTTGCCGCGTTTCCTAAATGTTGCCATGCGAATTGCCTCCTTTTCTGGTAAAATCGAGTATACAAAGAGCCTTATGACTCCGAGTATTTGTTAGGCGTCTACCCGTTCACTTTGGTCGGTGGGGTAGGCGCTTTTTGCGCTATTTCCTGCCTGCTTTTTTCTTGTTAAGTGCCTCGTTTACGTTACTGAGCGGAATATCTTTGATGAATCGTTTTTCTCTAATTCTAGAAAAGGGGACAACGATCTTGTCGTTTAGTTCTGTTTTTTCTTTATCAGTGAAGACTTCGGTGTCTGAAATGTCTAGGAGAACTGAGTGCTCATATTTTTTGATCGGTTCTCCTTCAAAATTTTTCCAAGTTTTTTCGCCAAACTTATAAGAGATTACTGTAATTGGTTTCATAGGCTTTACCCCCTACAATCTGTGTGGCTTTTCGTGATATAATTAAGTGAATGAAATTCATGCAAAAAGAAATTAGGTGAGTATAAATCATGGAAATGCAACAACTAATCTTAGCGGGTATCCCTGGGTTCTTGACTTTCATATGGCTCGATAAGCTAGATGCTATTCATTTCGATTTGCCAGCAAGACAGGCAGATCGTACTATCGCTTTGATTCTGATATCTATGCTGAATGCTGCTGGTGGCCTCGCAATTTACCAGCAAATCTGGGGAACAGTTGGTCACAGCTTCTGGAGTGAATTTGGCCTTTTCGTAGTTACGCTGATTTTGTCTGTTCCATTAGCCTTCACTTACTATTTCTTAATTAAGCTAGGAAATTCATGCCTGATATGGATACAAGAACAATTTCACGTTGCCACCGTATTGCCAGGGTCGCCGCTAGTTGAGGCATTAAAAAATAAAGAATACAGTGAGGAAAAGCTTGTCATCATTTTCGACTTTAACGACAAGCTTATCTCTAGTGGTTACGCCAATCGCCTACCTGGAAGCGACGACCCAACTCAACAAATCGGGTTGATGACATATGGACAGGATTGGACCGTGAAATTGGCACAGAAAAAATATGATGAGTCTCCACAAAACAGTGAACAAATCATTGACTTCGACCGACAATTGAAAATTTATATTATCGGAATCAATCCTTATTCTTAGAAGATGCCGAATCCGGCATCTTTGGTTTGGGGGGAACAGGGTCTTTGTGAACTAATTTGATTGAACGATTTTGTACATTTCTGTCAAAAAAGAGGCCGGATTTTTTATCTGGCAAACTTTTAGCTTTATCTGAGTTGTCTTTTTGCAATTTCTTTTCCTCCACATAATCTAATTGCTCCTCGACCACAGCGGCCGGGGGTTTTTTGTATCCAGCCAACACTCAGTTAAACTGCTCGACATTTTGATCATCGTCTTGATCACTAGCGCAAGCGGTTGTTGCGCCAGCCAACAAAACAATGAGTAAGATGGCAACTATCTTTTTTAGCATGATGACTCACATCCTTTACTTGGTATGTGGCACAAGCCCCACTCTCCGGCTTGCACGGAGACGCCGCTTGCGTTGGGGAAGGGACTAAATAAGACCGAACAGTATAATTATTATAATAATTGGTATTGTGCATCCTAAAGTCATCGCACAACCGAAGTCGCTAAAAAATTTCCCGGTTTTGTCAACTGATTGTGAAAACTTATCAGCACCATTGGCAACTTTTTCCCATGAATTGATTGGCATACCGTTCTGATGTTCACCTGGATAAATTATTTTAGCCCCGCAGTTGGGGCAAAAGCGCTCGCCTTTAAGCTGATGTTTACAATTCAGGCAATAAGGCTTTCTTTTTGCTGCGTACATTTTTTTGCCGACTTCAGACCATTCTTCACCGGAATTATTGTTGAGCGTCTTAGCTGGTTGCTGATCTTCGGCGATAAGTTTTAAAGTTACTGGGTCTCTATAAGTTTTGACAGTAATAGAACCATCGATTCGTGTACTTGTTTGTTTATATGTCCCCCCGTGTATAGATACCCACAGTTCCACTTTGTCATTTAGATACAAGGCTGAGAATGTTTTGACTTTGTCGTTCGGTATCTTTCCAATGAAGTACTTAGTTTGCCTAATTTCGGCATATACTTTCCCATCAATATCGACTGAAACTGGTTGATTTAAGGCAGCAAACTTACTTAGTTGCCATATCTTATTTTCAAAAGCAGTATCAATAATTTCGGAGTTGCCGAGACCATCATATGCTTGCCCTGCATCAACCTGGTCTTCCGGTAACAGATTCATTCATTCAGAAATCTGAGAGTCTTGAGTATCTAATAATGTGCATATTTTTGTCATAATCCAACATCAACATCTTTCTACAATTAATTAATGACTTTTCCGATTATACTGATATCATCTGCTTTTACCAGTTGGTTGCAAGCTAATTCAACAATGAACAGTCAGTAGTTTTCATAAAACCGTTCAATGCATTGAACGGCAGAATCCTCTAACCATTGCGGTATCGCTAAATCATTCATGAATTGGTCAATGTTTGCTGATTCTTCTGGAATGTCTGCGAAATACATTGGAACGATAATTGATAGCGCACGTTGGTTGGCTCCATTCTCTGTACGGCTTTTAGTGTATTGATTTGTGTATCGAAGCTTACCGTTATCCCCGTTGAGAATATGTGCACATTCATGAGCTGCTTGAAATGGCAACTCATTTGCATTCGGCCATTTGTTGTTAAGAATAATTAGGCGAGCTTCTGTATCAACCAAAGGGCCTTGGTCCTCGTGTAAGGGGATAGTCGAGCAGCCTATATTGTGATCCCAAGCATAGTCAATCACCTGATTCAACAAGTCCTCTATATGATCATTCATGACGATCACGCTTTTTGCTGCTATTATTGCGTCGTTCCAAAATAGCTTGAATGATTTCCCAATCGTCTTGGCGAACAGGCTGTCCTTGATAGGTAAAGATGTTTGTTCCTGACAGATCAACAGGTTTAGAACCTTCATTGTCAGGATTGGGGTTATCCGTATTGCCAAGTAAATAATCCACAGAAACTTGAAGAACATCAGCAACTTTCTGAACATTCTCGGTAGATGGGGTCATCTTTTTCCATCGATAGATGCTGTTAATGCCTATACCTGCTTTCAGAGCTAATTTTTGGAGTGACCACCCTCGATTTGAAGCTAGTGTTTTTATTCTGTCGTAAGTACTCATGAGACGAGTTCTCCCGGTCATGACGAATTATTTATCACAAGTGGTTTACAATTTATCACGTGTGGTTTACTATGAATTCATCAAGTAATTAAGCAAACATCAACAAGCTAATCCATCCATGTCTTTGGCGATAACGGTGGATAAGTAGATCATCTGTCTTATTTGCTATGCCATTAATTTACCACTCGTGATAAATTAATGCAACAACTTGATTGATTCTTTAAATGTAAGGGAGGTGAGTACATGGTAAACGTTCAGCTCAATTGGACTGCTAATCGTAATGACTGGAAAGGCTACTTATTACATTTGAATTTGTCACAGCTCGACATTGCGAAATTTCTCGGTATCAGTGATCAGGTAATGGCAATTCTGGTTAAAAAGATGACTGACGGTCAGGGATTAACTGCTAATCAGATCGACAAAGACCGTTGGAAGCGAGCTATTGAATATGTCAAATATAAGCAGTCACAGCAAAAGAAGATGACGGTATGAACGGGCTAATCAAACTTCATGTGGAATAGGGAGGAAGATAAATGATCAAGCCGATTGATGCAATTCGCAATGAGCTTCCAGTGGTTACGTCCAAAACGTTAGATCTATTTGAGTCTGCTGTTAGTCAAGAACTACAAAAAAGAAACCCAAAAGCCACATTCCAAGTTAGCATCCTTGGGATGGCGGTATTGGGCCTTCTGGTGGCAACAAGGCTAGAGGAAGTCTCTGACATTAACAACTGAATCAAGCATTGTCTGTGCTGCGGACATGATAACAAACGCTTGGACAGCATCATCGACACTGGAGGGATCGTAAATCTTAGGGGTGTGGGCTTTGGGATTTCGATAAAGAAATATTACGGTTCTAAGAAGGTTACGTAATCCGGAATATATGTCTCTGTCGGTTTCCGTTGCAAGCATGTTGCCCTTAATAACGAGTATTGGTTGCTTGTCCGAAAACACGGTGCTTACCAAACTATTGCCATCTTTTTGTATGCCTGAAAGTTGCTGAATTCGATTAACGACACCCTTGCTTGCTTCGAAGATGGCGTGAAAGTAGTCGCCTTGAAGAAATTGTTCGTTGCAGAATTTCATCACTAGAGGGTGAACATTGAGTTCTGTAAGTCGAGCGCTAAGAGTTTTTAAGCGTAGCTGGGCTTCAGAAAACGTAGTCGCGGTTTTTGCTGATGCGATTCTTCCACTGTCATCCAAACAATAACCATAAAAAATAAGGCATTCATTTATCTCATATCGTAGGCGGCCCCATTCTTCTGGCTTTGAAATAAAGTCTTGAGGTCGAGCAATGTACTGGATGGCTCTAAAAAAGGGGCGACTATTGTGTGAAGCATTACACTCGTGCCTAATTGTTTCGTCTAAACGACGCCATTTGGTAGACGCTTTGAACCATTGATTGTCAGTTTGTCTTTGAAGATCATAATCGAAAAATCCAAGCAAAGAAAACATTTTGGTGATTTTGGGCCCAGTCGTATATTCTCCCAAGATTTTAGATATATTTTCAACAGCTACGGCATCAATTGGTTTGGACATTACATTCGCTCCTTATGAACTATTATCCCACTGACGGAGGGCAGCAAACTATGAAAATTCATGAAAGAAGGAAACGCATTGAATGAACCACAACCAATTGAACAAAACGGCCAGCGTGTACTGACCACCGAACAACTTGCAG
This genomic window from Lacticaseibacillus paracasei subsp. paracasei contains:
- a CDS encoding helix-turn-helix domain-containing protein, giving the protein MSTYDRIKTLASNRGWSLQKLALKAGIGINSIYRWKKMTPSTENVQKVADVLQVSVDYLLGNTDNPNPDNEGSKPVDLSGTNIFTYQGQPVRQDDWEIIQAILERRNNSSKKRDRHE
- a CDS encoding zinc ribbon domain-containing protein — its product is MNLLPEDQVDAGQAYDGLGNSEIIDTAFENKIWQLSKFAALNQPVSVDIDGKVYAEIRQTKYFIGKIPNDKVKTFSALYLNDKVELWVSIHGGTYKQTSTRIDGSITVKTYRDPVTLKLIAEDQQPAKTLNNNSGEEWSEVGKKMYAAKRKPYCLNCKHQLKGERFCPNCGAKIIYPGEHQNGMPINSWEKVANGADKFSQSVDKTGKFFSDFGCAMTLGCTIPIIIIIILFGLI
- the cysK gene encoding cysteine synthase A; translation: MVTAADNITGLIGNTPLLKLNRVVPEDAGDVYVKLEFFNPGGSVKDRIALAMIEDAEYKGVLKPGGTIVEPTSGNTGIGLALVAAAKGYHLIITMPETMSVERRALMRGYGAELILTPGADGMPGAIKKAQALSKENGYFLPMQFQNPANPDVHERTTGQEIIRSFDGGTPDAFVAGVGTGGTLTGVGRALRKINPQVQIYALEAAESPMLKEGHGGKHKIQGISAGFIPDVLDTNLYQDIIEVTSDQAIDMARHVSHEEGFLPGISAGANIFGAIEIAKKLGKGKSVVTVAPDNGERYLSTDLFKFED
- a CDS encoding site-specific integrase — protein: MATFRKRGKYWEYRVKYTDSAGKQLVASHGGYRLKSSAQDAAEAVEDDLKRGGDPSKQDVLLLDYWDQWAEAYRINGKSINTVYRYKLFRKHLKSRFDGRKLNSIRPIEWQKFINDFAAGKDRKEKTTRKRPRERSKDIVTKMNSYVRGMVKAAINERILFSDFTFGTKTSGVRSSGKVKVLDSRDFAKVKAIAIERASYRNIGALAVYIGSMTGMRISEVLALTWPDIDTKLCVIHVTRSWDHLYGTGFKPTKTDSSVRDIEISPSVIELLNKIHQEQAASYLRTGYRDEDQMIMRDPRHNVITDSACNKALHVIQNKAGIPEDKQITFHGLRHSHVSYLISKGVDIYYISKRLGHSDVTITMKVYGHLLDSQRKQEAHKAVLFMDQL
- a CDS encoding TIGR02391 family protein produces the protein MSKPIDAVAVENISKILGEYTTGPKITKMFSLLGFFDYDLQRQTDNQWFKASTKWRRLDETIRHECNASHNSRPFFRAIQYIARPQDFISKPEEWGRLRYEINECLIFYGYCLDDSGRIASAKTATTFSEAQLRLKTLSARLTELNVHPLVMKFCNEQFLQGDYFHAIFEASKGVVNRIQQLSGIQKDGNSLVSTVFSDKQPILVIKGNMLATETDRDIYSGLRNLLRTVIFLYRNPKAHTPKIYDPSSVDDAVQAFVIMSAAQTMLDSVVNVRDFL
- a CDS encoding homoserine O-succinyltransferase, with product MEKSPLKIGILNVMHDKADTKTRLQHVLTHTDIPVDLHFYYPMTHYAGRTVPEAVSSILDPLDIHEVATMDGFIITGSPIETLEFDQVHYIAEVRTLLKTLSQHVPNQLYLCWGGMVALNYFFGISKLILPHKLFGVYPQTILEPHPLLKGLKNDFKSPHARYAEMDVRGIHADPRLTINATTTKGKLFMVTEPTDTQTFVFSHIEYDRWGLDSEYKREVAAHPEIDYVRAKHYYHHKNDYDHPKFNWKKTQRTIFDNWIQHVADHRNDNH
- a CDS encoding ImmA/IrrE family metallo-endopeptidase, which gives rise to MNDHIEDLLNQVIDYAWDHNIGCSTIPLHEDQGPLVDTEARLIILNNKWPNANELPFQAAHECAHILNGDNGKLRYTNQYTKSRTENGANQRALSIIVPMYFADIPEESANIDQFMNDLAIPQWLEDSAVQCIERFYENY